The uncultured Ilyobacter sp. genome has a segment encoding these proteins:
- the rsmH gene encoding 16S rRNA (cytosine(1402)-N(4))-methyltransferase RsmH, whose amino-acid sequence MFEDIECEYHIPVLYRETIENLVKDKNGVYLDCTLGGGGHSEGILKSLSENGKLISIDQDQQALDFAGERLGKYGKKWEAHKDNFENLDTVLYLAGYDKIDGILMDIGVSSTQLDDPERGFSYRFDTRLDMRMNKNAKVSAYEVVNEYEEGRLSKIIYDYGEERHARKIARLICEIRAEKPIETTGDLVEIIKRAYKGKSPKHPAMKTFQAIRIEVNRELDVLERSIDKAVNALKPGGRLAIITFHSLEDRMVKNKFKEMSVDCICPPELPVCRCDNKAKVKIITRKPITPKEDELKFNKRARSSKLRVVERLG is encoded by the coding sequence ATGTTTGAAGATATAGAATGTGAATATCATATACCTGTGTTGTATCGTGAAACAATAGAAAATCTTGTAAAAGATAAAAACGGGGTGTATCTAGACTGTACCTTAGGAGGCGGAGGTCATTCAGAGGGAATTCTAAAGAGCCTGTCTGAAAATGGAAAACTTATTTCTATTGATCAGGATCAGCAAGCCCTTGACTTTGCAGGGGAAAGGCTGGGTAAATATGGTAAGAAATGGGAGGCCCATAAGGATAACTTTGAAAATCTGGACACTGTGCTATACCTTGCAGGTTATGATAAGATAGATGGAATACTTATGGATATAGGGGTTTCCTCTACACAGTTAGATGACCCAGAAAGAGGCTTCTCATATAGATTTGACACTAGGCTGGATATGAGAATGAACAAAAATGCCAAGGTCTCAGCCTATGAAGTTGTAAATGAGTATGAAGAAGGCAGACTTTCTAAAATAATATATGATTACGGAGAAGAACGTCATGCCAGAAAAATAGCAAGGCTTATATGTGAGATCAGGGCAGAAAAGCCCATAGAAACAACTGGAGACCTTGTGGAAATAATAAAAAGAGCATACAAGGGGAAAAGCCCAAAGCACCCTGCTATGAAAACCTTTCAGGCCATTAGAATAGAGGTAAACAGAGAACTAGATGTTTTGGAACGGTCTATAGACAAGGCCGTAAATGCTCTTAAACCTGGAGGCAGACTTGCTATAATAACCTTCCATTCACTGGAAGACAGAATGGTGAAAAATAAGTTTAAGGAGATGTCGGTAGACTGTATATGTCCACCTGAACTCCCGGTATGCAGATGTGACAACAAGGCCAAGGTAAAGATAATAACACGAAAACCTATTACTCCAAAGGAAGATGAACTTAAATTTAATAAGAGAGCCCGTTCATCAAAACTGAGAGTGGTGGAAAGACTGGGGTAA
- the rimO gene encoding 30S ribosomal protein S12 methylthiotransferase RimO, which translates to MKLALISLGCSKNLVDSENLIGIMVNKKGFEITTDIEEADIALINTCGFIGDAKEESIQTILEIGEHKREGNLKKIIVAGCLAQRYAEEIINEMPEVDAVIGTGEIDKIEEVVDEVLAGKKIIKSESLEFLANADTERILTTHPHTAYLKIAEGCNRRCTYCIIPKLRGDLRSRTIEDILEEAQRLAAGGVREINLLAQETTEYGIDLYKKKALPDVMKALSKVEGIEWIRTYYMFPNSITDELIQTMKEEEKVCNYFDVPVQHVSDSVLRNMGRAKTGRQIKDLLYKIRREIPDATIRTTVIVGFPGETEEDFVELKEFVEEFKFDYVGVFKYSREEDTVAHDMDEQIDEEVKHRRWVELTNLQSEIAEIKNREFIGKTIEVMIDTVSSESEYMLEGRTRGQALEIDGKILTNDGTAKQGEIVKVKIEQNFDYDLLGAIVENENAVR; encoded by the coding sequence ATGAAGTTAGCGTTGATAAGTTTAGGGTGCAGTAAAAACCTGGTTGACAGTGAAAATCTTATAGGGATAATGGTCAACAAAAAAGGATTTGAGATAACAACTGATATAGAGGAGGCAGATATAGCTCTTATAAATACCTGCGGATTTATAGGAGATGCAAAGGAGGAATCTATCCAAACAATACTTGAAATAGGGGAACATAAGAGAGAGGGGAACCTGAAAAAGATAATAGTGGCAGGCTGCCTTGCACAAAGGTACGCAGAAGAGATAATAAATGAGATGCCTGAAGTAGATGCAGTAATAGGTACTGGAGAGATAGATAAGATAGAAGAGGTCGTAGACGAGGTGTTAGCTGGAAAAAAGATAATAAAAAGTGAAAGCTTGGAATTTCTTGCAAATGCCGATACAGAAAGGATACTAACCACACATCCTCACACAGCTTACCTGAAAATTGCCGAAGGATGCAACAGGAGATGTACATACTGCATTATACCAAAGCTCAGGGGGGATCTTAGAAGTAGGACTATAGAGGATATACTAGAAGAAGCTCAAAGGCTTGCCGCTGGTGGAGTGAGAGAGATAAATCTTCTGGCTCAGGAAACTACTGAATATGGAATCGATCTCTACAAAAAGAAAGCCTTGCCAGATGTTATGAAGGCTCTTTCAAAAGTAGAGGGGATAGAGTGGATAAGAACATATTATATGTTCCCTAATTCCATAACTGATGAACTGATTCAGACAATGAAGGAAGAGGAAAAAGTATGTAATTATTTTGATGTGCCTGTGCAGCATGTTTCTGACAGCGTACTGCGTAATATGGGACGTGCCAAAACAGGGCGACAAATAAAAGACCTGCTTTATAAAATAAGGCGGGAAATACCTGATGCAACCATAAGAACTACTGTTATTGTAGGGTTCCCAGGAGAAACAGAAGAGGATTTTGTCGAGCTTAAAGAGTTTGTTGAAGAATTTAAATTTGACTATGTGGGAGTATTCAAGTACTCTAGAGAAGAGGACACAGTAGCTCACGATATGGATGAACAGATAGATGAGGAAGTGAAACACAGAAGATGGGTGGAGCTCACAAATCTTCAGTCAGAAATAGCTGAAATAAAAAACAGAGAATTTATAGGTAAAACTATAGAAGTTATGATAGACACAGTATCTTCAGAAAGTGAATATATGCTTGAGGGAAGAACTAGAGGTCAGGCTTTAGAAATAGACGGAAAGATTTTGACCAACGATGGGACAGCAAAACAGGGAGAGATAGTGAAGGTCAAAATCGAACAGAATTTTGATTATGATCTTCTAGGGGCCATTGTAGAAAATGAAAATGCAGTAAGATAA
- a CDS encoding YggT family protein, translating to MLSILKIIDLAIRALKMLILIRIVISWVAPYSRNEFTHLVYQVTEPILRPFRMLIPLGSMRMDLSPILAYFALNLIRSLAFGLLLR from the coding sequence ATGTTGTCGATTTTAAAAATTATAGATCTTGCTATAAGAGCCTTAAAAATGTTGATTTTGATAAGAATTGTAATATCTTGGGTAGCTCCATATAGCAGAAATGAGTTTACTCATCTTGTATACCAGGTGACAGAACCGATACTCAGACCTTTTAGGATGCTTATACCGTTAGGGTCTATGAGGATGGATCTATCCCCTATACTTGCCTACTTTGCCCTTAATCTCATCAGAAGTTTGGCATTTGGACTGTTGTTGCGTTAG
- the pgsA gene encoding CDP-diacylglycerol--glycerol-3-phosphate 3-phosphatidyltransferase — protein MNLPNQLTLLRIILAIPFIFFLGNAETGGFVYRVIALVIFSVASITDFFDGYIARKRNLITDFGKLMDPLADKILVISALVIFVDIKYIPAWMSIVVIAREFLISGIRTLAAAKGEVIPAAKLGKYKTTSQMIVIIIIMIFGKNQYNFYLMLIPVILTIWSGWEYTVKAKHYFMNVK, from the coding sequence ATGAATCTGCCTAATCAACTAACACTACTCAGAATAATTTTAGCAATTCCATTTATATTCTTTTTGGGAAATGCAGAAACTGGAGGTTTTGTCTACAGAGTTATTGCACTGGTGATATTTTCAGTTGCTTCAATAACTGATTTTTTTGACGGTTACATAGCAAGAAAAAGAAATCTTATAACTGATTTTGGAAAACTGATGGATCCATTAGCAGACAAAATCCTTGTTATATCTGCCCTTGTAATATTTGTAGATATAAAATATATCCCGGCGTGGATGTCTATAGTGGTAATTGCCAGAGAGTTTTTGATAAGTGGTATAAGGACACTGGCTGCAGCCAAGGGTGAGGTAATCCCAGCGGCAAAACTAGGGAAATACAAAACTACCTCCCAAATGATAGTAATAATAATCATAATGATATTTGGTAAAAATCAATATAACTTTTATCTGATGTTGATCCCTGTAATATTAACTATATGGTCAGGATGGGAATATACTGTAAAAGCTAAACACTACTTTATGAATGTAAAATAA